A genomic window from Megalobrama amblycephala isolate DHTTF-2021 linkage group LG2, ASM1881202v1, whole genome shotgun sequence includes:
- the LOC125263285 gene encoding uncharacterized protein LOC125263285 isoform X2 yields MFLRLVLFCLCLWRLDGVFGDEERFLFKHEGKTVFLGTSLTDIKDDDEIQWIFGHKIPLTAPFNKQTDRITVYDDVLDGFFIKKLQPAHHGSLIIPDIRTEHAGVYQLLINQRVKISFYLFVHGKPVSVMEGDSVTLNTSLTEMEDGDVIQWWFWTEKNLMAKINVTADRFTVYDDVLDGRFRDRLKLDNQTGSLTITNITMKHKGDYNLCIIGSKVLLKTITVSVSSRLPVPGIIRGSLNITRLCHTCSDEVKVSVKEGDSVALKTDLTEIQTDDLILWTFGTDKSLIAKLNRKSSKISIYDDVLDGRFRDRLNLDHQTGSLTITNITTEHDGLYEGTIEGKKEIRCRFSVSVSGI; encoded by the exons ATGTTTCTCAGAttagttttgttctgtttgtgtttgtggcgtctggatg gtgtgtttggtgatgAAGAGAGGTTTCTGTTTAAGCATGAGGGAAAAACAGTCTTTCTGGGCACTAGTCTTACTGATATTAAGGATGATGATGAGATTCAGTGGATATTTGGACATAAAATCCCTTTAACAGCTCCATTCAACAAACAAACCGACAGAATCACTGTATATGACGATGTTCTTGATGGGTTCTTCATAAAGAAACTGCAGCCGGCTCATCATGGATCTCTGATCATCCCAGACATCagaactgaacatgctggagtttatCAACTACTGATCAACCAGCGAGTGAAGATTTCTTTTTATCTCTTTGTCCATG GAAAgccagtgtcagtgatggagggagattcagtcactctgaaCACTAGTCTCACTGAAATGGAGGATGGTGATGTGATTCAGTGGTGGTTTTGGACTGAAAAGAACTTAATGGCTAAAATCAATGTAACGGCcgacagattcactgtatatgatgatgttcttgatgggagattcagagacagactgaagctggacaatcaaactggatctctgaccatcacaaacatcacaatgaAACATAAAGGAGATTACAACCTTTGCATTATTGGATCAAAGGTTTTGTTAAAAACAATTACAGTTTCTGTCAGTT ctcgtctgcctgttcctggCATCATCAGAGGCTCACTCAACATCACTCgactctgtcacacatgttcgG ATGAAGTGAAAGTgtcagtgaaggagggagattcagtcgcTCTAAAaactgatcttactgaaatacagACAGATGATCTGATCCTGTGGACGTTTGGAACGGACAAATCACTAATAGCTAAACTCAATAGAAAGTCCAGTAAAATCTCtatatatgatgatgttcttgatgggagattcagagacagactgaatctggatcatcagactggatctctgaccatcacaaacatcacaactgaacatgaTGGACTGTATGAAGGGACCATCGAAGGAAAGAAAGAGATCAGATGCagattcagtgtttctgtctctg
- the LOC125263285 gene encoding uncharacterized protein LOC125263285 isoform X1, with protein MFLRLVLFCLCLWRLDGVFGDEERFLFKHEGKTVFLGTSLTDIKDDDEIQWIFGHKIPLTAPFNKQTDRITVYDDVLDGFFIKKLQPAHHGSLIIPDIRTEHAGVYQLLINQRVKISFYLFVHVFGDAGKPVSVMEGDSVTLNTSLTEMEDGDVIQWWFWTEKNLMAKINVTADRFTVYDDVLDGRFRDRLKLDNQTGSLTITNITMKHKGDYNLCIIGSKVLLKTITVSVSSRLPVPGIIRGSLNITRLCHTCSDEVKVSVKEGDSVALKTDLTEIQTDDLILWTFGTDKSLIAKLNRKSSKISIYDDVLDGRFRDRLNLDHQTGSLTITNITTEHDGLYEGTIEGKKEIRCRFSVSVSGI; from the exons ATGTTTCTCAGAttagttttgttctgtttgtgtttgtggcgtctggatg gtgtgtttggtgatgAAGAGAGGTTTCTGTTTAAGCATGAGGGAAAAACAGTCTTTCTGGGCACTAGTCTTACTGATATTAAGGATGATGATGAGATTCAGTGGATATTTGGACATAAAATCCCTTTAACAGCTCCATTCAACAAACAAACCGACAGAATCACTGTATATGACGATGTTCTTGATGGGTTCTTCATAAAGAAACTGCAGCCGGCTCATCATGGATCTCTGATCATCCCAGACATCagaactgaacatgctggagtttatCAACTACTGATCAACCAGCGAGTGAAGATTTCTTTTTATCTCTTTGTCCATG TGTTTGGTGATGCAGGAAAgccagtgtcagtgatggagggagattcagtcactctgaaCACTAGTCTCACTGAAATGGAGGATGGTGATGTGATTCAGTGGTGGTTTTGGACTGAAAAGAACTTAATGGCTAAAATCAATGTAACGGCcgacagattcactgtatatgatgatgttcttgatgggagattcagagacagactgaagctggacaatcaaactggatctctgaccatcacaaacatcacaatgaAACATAAAGGAGATTACAACCTTTGCATTATTGGATCAAAGGTTTTGTTAAAAACAATTACAGTTTCTGTCAGTT ctcgtctgcctgttcctggCATCATCAGAGGCTCACTCAACATCACTCgactctgtcacacatgttcgG ATGAAGTGAAAGTgtcagtgaaggagggagattcagtcgcTCTAAAaactgatcttactgaaatacagACAGATGATCTGATCCTGTGGACGTTTGGAACGGACAAATCACTAATAGCTAAACTCAATAGAAAGTCCAGTAAAATCTCtatatatgatgatgttcttgatgggagattcagagacagactgaatctggatcatcagactggatctctgaccatcacaaacatcacaactgaacatgaTGGACTGTATGAAGGGACCATCGAAGGAAAGAAAGAGATCAGATGCagattcagtgtttctgtctctg